One Scophthalmus maximus strain ysfricsl-2021 chromosome 9, ASM2237912v1, whole genome shotgun sequence genomic region harbors:
- the LOC118319560 gene encoding neuronal acetylcholine receptor subunit beta-2-like has product MAVPVKAAVALLVLSVATSLCAEVEERLVSHLLSPERYNKLIRPAVNNSQQVTIYIQVSLAQLINVNEREQIMTTNCWLTQVWNDYRLMWDPEEYQGIKKVRLPSQHIWLPDIVLYNNADGTYEVSFYSNAVVSNNGEVNWLPPAIYKSACKIEVRDFPFDQQNCTLKFRSWTYDHTEIDLILLSDFASRDDFKPSGEWDIVSLPGRKNEDPDDIRYLDITYDFIIKRKPLFYTINLIIPCILITSLAILVFYLPSDCGEKMTLCISVLLALTVFLLLISKIVPPTSLAVPLIGKYLMFTMVLVTFSIVTSVCVLNVHHRSPSTHTMPPWVKRVFLYRLPCYLFMRRPGSSNIREKFRKKHQQRSYSDQRLHGADGGTGSPGGIADSSSSFFVNEESAKRYGWKISDLPENTEIRKRMTLKSNIDVEDAVDGVRYIAEKMKSEDDDEGIIEDWKYVAMVIDRLFLWIFVCVCVVGTLGLFMQPLFQNYNTPIVDDMDHN; this is encoded by the exons ATGGCAGTCCCGGTGAAGGCAGCGGTGGCTCTACTGGTTCTCAGCGTGGCAA CGTCCTTGTGtgcggaggtggaggagcggCTGGTGAGTCACCTGTTGTCACCGGAGCGCTACAACAAGCTGATCAGACCGGCTGTCAACAACAGTCAGCAGGTCACCATCTATATCCAGGTGTCTCTGGCCCAGCTGATCAACGTG aaTGAGAGGGAGCAGATCATGACCACCAACTGTTGGCTCACTCAG GTATGGAATGACTACAGATTAATGTGGGATCCCGAAGAGTACCAGGGAATCAAGAAAGTCCGACTCCCGTCACAACACATCTGGCTGCCAGACATCGTCCTCTACAACAA tgCGGACGGAACCTATGAAGTCTCCTTCTACTCGAATGCCGTGGTCTCCAACAACGGCGAGGTTAACTGGCTTCCACCAGCCATCTACAAGTCGGCTTGCAAAATTGAAGTCCGTGATTTCCCCTTCGACCAGCAGAACTGCACCCTTAAGTTTCGCTCTTGGACCTACGACCACACGGAGATCGATCTCATCCTTCTCAGTGACTTTGCCTCACGCGACGACTTCAAACCGAGTGGCGAGTGGGATATTGTTTCATTGCCTGGACGCAAGAACGAAGACCCTGATGACATCAGGTACCTGGATATCACCTATGACTTTATTATCAAGAGAAAACCCCTGTTCTACACCATCAACCTGATCATCCCCTGCATCCTGATAACATCCTTGGCCATTCTGGTTTTCTACCTCCCGTCAGACTGTGGTGAGAAGATGactctctgtatctctgtgcTTCTGGCCCTGACTGTGTTTTTACTCCTAATCTCAAAGATTGTGCCACCTACGTCTTTAGCAGTGCCTCTGATTGGGAAGTACCTAATGTTTACGATGGTGCTGGTCACCTTCTCCATCGTaaccagtgtttgtgtgctcaaCGTGCACCATCGGTCCCCCAGTACCCACACCATGCCTCCTTGGGTCAAGCGAGTCTTCTTGTACCGGCTCCCCTGCTACCTCTTCATGCGGAGACCCGGTAGCTCCAACATCCGTGAGAAGTTCCGGAAAAAACACCAGCAGCGATCGTACTCTGACCAGAGGCTGCATGGAGCGGACGGGGGGACTGGAAGCCCTGGGGGAATAGCAGAttcttcctcatccttcttTGTCAACGAGGAGTCAGCCAAGCGCTATGGCTGGAAGATCAGCGACTTGCCGGAGAACACAGAGATCAGAAAGAGGATGACGCTCAAGAGCAACATTGATGTGGAGGACGCCGTGGATGGAGTGCGCTACATCGCTGAGAAGATGAAGAGCGAGGATGATGACGAAGGA ATCATTGAAGACTGGAAATACGTGGCCATGGTGATTGATCGTCTCTTCCTGTGgatctttgtatgtgtgtgcgtggtcGGGACGCTCGGCCTCTTCATGCAGCCCCTGTTCCAGAATTACAACACGCCCATTGTTGATGACATGGACCATAACTGA